A section of the Telopea speciosissima isolate NSW1024214 ecotype Mountain lineage chromosome 3, Tspe_v1, whole genome shotgun sequence genome encodes:
- the LOC122653956 gene encoding RING-H2 finger protein ATL67-like, which translates to MSSSASAGASTGSGNGGGSGSSGYFLRNLTSLGLGYAIAIALGFLVLLSTILLASYVCCRARSRSRSSNPGSSDSNSDSSIVNGVILPRIIFVAEDDDGSGDEENGVGLDQMVINSYPKFPFCKPRDRGSGDSMCSICLCDYKDGEMLRMIPDCRHFFHLCCIDAWLRLNASCPVCRNSPLPTLLSTPLSELVPLSQYPGDRKR; encoded by the coding sequence ATGTCCAGCAGCGCTTCTGCCGGGGCCTCCACCGGCAGCGGTAACGGTGGCGGTAGTGGAAGTTCCGGTTACTTCCTTAGGAACCTCACAAGCCTGGGTCTTGGCTACGCTATTGCCATCGCTTTAGGGTTTCTTGTCCTCCTCTCCACTATCCTCCTTGCCTCCTACGTCTGCTGCCGAGCCCGTTCCCGTTCTCGTTCTTCAAACCCAGGTAGCTCCGACTCTAACTCCGACTCCTCAATTGTTAACGGTGTTATCCTCCCTCGCATTATCTTCGTTGCCGAAGACGACGACGGCAGCGGAGACGAGGAGAATGGTGTTGGGCTCGATCAAATGGTCATCAATTCGTACCCAAAGTTCCCGTTCTGCAAGCCGAGGGATCGTGGGAGTGGAGATTCCATGTGTTCGATATGTCTTTGTGATTACAAGGACGGGGAGATGCTGAGGATGATACCCGATTGTCGACATTTCTTTCATCTCTGTTGCATAGATGCTTGGTTGAGACTTAATGCTTCTTGCCCTGTTTGTCGCAATTCTCCGTTACCCACTCTATTATCGACCCCATTGTCGGAGCTCGTGCCGTTGTCGCAGTATCCAGGGGATCGGAAGAGGTGA
- the LOC122653957 gene encoding MADS-box transcription factor 26-like, giving the protein MARGKVQLKRIENPVHRQVTFCKRRAGLLKKAKELSVLCDAEIGIMIFSTHGKLYDLATKGSMEGLIERYMKSTREAQIGEAEAKLNQELQEEIINLKQEIQLLQKGLGYIYGGRTEDMTLDEFHALEKHLEIWMYLIRSAKMQIMFQEIQLLKNKEGILTAANEYLQGKIVEQAGIVEMPPALTGYSYPLTIQNEIFQALGA; this is encoded by the exons ATGGCAAGAGGCAAGGTTCAGTTGAAGAGGATCGAGAATCCTGTCCACAGGCAGGTCACCTTCTGCAAGCGCCGAGCAGGGCTTCTCAAGAAAGCTAAGGAGTTATCCGTTTTGTGTGATGCTGAGATTGGGATTATGATCTTCTCTACCCATGGCAAACTCTATGACCTCGCTACCAaagg AAGCATGGAAGGACTGATTGAGAGGTACATGAAATCAACCCGAGAGGCGCAAATTGGAGAAGCTGAGGCAAAGCTTAACCAG GAGTTACAAGAGGAAATAATCAATTTGAAGCAAGAGATTCAGCTACTTCAGAAGGGTCTTGG GTATATATATGGAGGTAGAACTGAAGATATGACACTAGATGAGTTTCATGCTTTAGAGAAACATCTTGAAATTTGGATGTATCTTATTCGTTCTGCAAAG ATGCAAATAATGTTTCAGGAGATTCAATTGTTGAAGAATAAG GAGGGAATACTGACTGCAGCAAACGAATATCTTCAAGGGAAG ATAGTAGAGCAGGCTGGGATAGTTGAAATGCCTCCAGCACTAACAGGATATTCATATCCACTAACCATTCAAAATGAGATATTCCAGGCTTTAGGTGCTTAG